AGGCGGCGACCGCCGGCGTACGGCCCGAGGACCTGCCGGCCGCCGTAGAAGCGCTGCTGGTGGTAGCCGTACCAGTACAGCGGCTGCTCCGGGTCCGGACCCTGGTGCAGCGTCCAGCGCCCGTCGGTGATGGTCGCCGAGCGCGCGAACTGGCCGGCTATCGCCCAGTCGCGGGTCGGCGCCGCCGGGTCGGCCAACACCGGCAGCAGGTTCACCCCGTGCCGGCCCTCCGGCAGCTCGCGCCCGAACGCGGCCAGCACGGTGGCGTAGATGTCCACGTTCTGCACCAGTTGGCCGCGCCGCTCGCCGTGGCCGAGTTCCGGGTGATAGACGATGAACGGGATCATGTTCTTGGCGGCGAACTCGTGCGTCTGCAGCTTGCCGATGCGCCCGTGGTCGCCGTTGAAGGTGCCGTGGTCGGTGTGCACGATCACCATCGTGTTGCGCCACAGGTCCAGTTCGTCCATCGCGTCCAGCACGCGGCCCAGCCAGCGGTCCGCCAGCACCACCTTGCCGGCGTAGCGAGCCTGGAAGCCGCGCAGTTCCTCCTCGTCCATGTGGTCGCCCCACTTGGCATAAGGCGGATGGCTGGACCAGGCGTCGGTGTAGTAGCCGCGCGGATCGAACTGGCGCAGGATCTCTTCCGGCGGATCCCACGGCTCATGCGGATCGAATTCGTCGATCTGCAGGTAGAAGCCGCGGTGGCCGGCGTTGCGGCGCAGCCACGCGGCGGCGGTGCTGAACGTGCGCGCCACCGGCATGTCCTGCTCTCGGTCGCCGAAGCGGTGCTTGTTGCGCCAGTAGCGCTCCAGCTTGGAGGGCAGGTCGGGCGGCGGGCAGTAGAACGGGTCGCTGGTGGTGGCCCACGGGTCCTCCTGCTGGCCGCGGATGAACTCGAAGCCGCTGAACCCGAAGTGGTAGTTGCCGGAGCCGGCGCACCACATGTTCTTGTGGTCGGAGATGAAGTAGCTCACCACGTCGTCCGCGCCGTAGGAGGTGATCGGCGTGGTGTGCGGCGGCGACAGCAGGCTC
This window of the Spirochaetaceae bacterium genome carries:
- a CDS encoding sulfatase, with amino-acid sequence MNVIHILCDTLRRDHCGPYHQGRPLNEVDSPEQPGWVVPTPNLDRLAARGTVFERAYAGSTPCMPARRDVFTGRYEFPERGWGPLEEGDLDLPSLLSPPHTTPITSYGADDVVSYFISDHKNMWCAGSGNYHFGFSGFEFIRGQQEDPWATTSDPFYCPPPDLPSKLERYWRNKHRFGDREQDMPVARTFSTAAAWLRRNAGHRGFYLQIDEFDPHEPWDPPEEILRQFDPRGYYTDAWSSHPPYAKWGDHMDEEELRGFQARYAGKVVLADRWLGRVLDAMDELDLWRNTMVIVHTDHGTFNGDHGRIGKLQTHEFAAKNMIPFIVYHPELGHGERRGQLVQNVDIYATVLAAFGRELPEGRHGVNLLPVLADPAAPTRDWAIAGQFARSATITDGRWTLHQGPDPEQPLYWYGYHQQRFYGGRQVLGPYAGGRRLVERDPVPADYRGTWLSDLEADPSERRNVADRYPDRVAALRTALADTFDRIGAPAELRPRFRL